A window from Trinickia violacea encodes these proteins:
- a CDS encoding aspartate/glutamate racemase family protein has translation MALIGILGGMGPLATVDFMERVIQLTSAAGALRDQQHLPLLVANLPHIPDRSNAMLGTGEDPLPALLDGIDMLNRNGVELIAVPCNSAHYWYDAMHAHSSAPILHIAETCVAAVPPGTRCAAVLATGGTLYSGLYQRILAAHDIVPVAPDEDTQQRLDACIHAVKAGDLIGSAEHLSAALDDLQARGADAAVMGCTEIPLAARHLKAPPMTLVDSTLELARATVSYGLARGWNARR, from the coding sequence ATGGCGCTGATCGGCATTTTGGGCGGCATGGGACCGCTTGCGACCGTCGACTTCATGGAGCGGGTCATCCAGTTGACGAGCGCTGCGGGGGCACTGCGCGACCAGCAGCATCTGCCGCTGCTCGTGGCCAATCTGCCGCATATCCCCGATCGTTCGAACGCGATGCTCGGGACCGGCGAAGACCCGCTGCCGGCGCTGCTCGACGGTATCGACATGCTCAACCGGAACGGCGTCGAATTGATCGCCGTGCCGTGCAATTCGGCGCACTACTGGTACGACGCGATGCATGCGCACAGCAGTGCGCCGATTCTGCATATCGCTGAAACCTGTGTTGCCGCCGTGCCGCCGGGCACGCGCTGCGCGGCTGTGCTCGCGACGGGCGGCACGCTTTACTCGGGGCTCTACCAGCGCATCCTCGCCGCGCACGACATCGTTCCCGTGGCGCCGGACGAAGACACCCAGCAGCGCCTCGACGCCTGCATCCATGCGGTGAAGGCGGGCGATCTCATCGGCTCCGCGGAACATCTCTCGGCGGCCTTGGATGATCTCCAGGCGCGCGGCGCCGACGCGGCCGTCATGGGCTGCACGGAAATTCCGCTGGCGGCGCGCCACCTGAAGGCGCCGCCCATGACGCTCGTGGACAGCACGCTCGAACTGGCGCGCGCGACGGTGTCATACGGTCTTGCCCGTGGCTGGAACGCACGCCGATGA
- a CDS encoding dicarboxylate/amino acid:cation symporter has product MNSSRIYAWAVNPWVVIGSLALGGGFGLLLPEMAQRLTVIGDIYVNLLKMTTLPFMVSAVIFSLQRLFREGGTARLMLRVVMVFLGASATVAFVGALVLLVLRPGINLPSSTMQTFGLMVGHDSTSSEVVMNLYGTDAVEKGVSLVDVLTSLVPTNIFAALANGDALKALVFALLFGLAVGRVPERISAGLSQALETIYHACQKLMHWLSYPLPLILFCMSAAQLGKSGMGPLHAMLQFVIAFFVASVVLLSLAAVVIWKRSGRPLGATLTALRAPFALALATRNSAACMPSMIESMVERLGFPRARVELMVPLTISLLRIGPMVYYVCATFFIAQLYGHSLGVVEVCTVLFASVLAGFASAGMTGLVTVSLIGMTCAYLSLPFEAAFILFLAVDPLCDMLRTLILVIGNTAAVSVICPRPLKI; this is encoded by the coding sequence ATGAATTCCAGCAGGATCTATGCGTGGGCCGTGAACCCGTGGGTGGTGATCGGCAGTCTCGCGCTCGGGGGGGGATTCGGTCTGCTGTTGCCGGAGATGGCGCAGCGATTGACCGTGATCGGCGACATCTACGTCAATCTGCTGAAGATGACCACACTGCCGTTCATGGTCTCGGCCGTGATCTTCAGCCTGCAACGCCTGTTCCGCGAGGGCGGCACGGCGCGCTTGATGTTGCGTGTCGTCATGGTGTTTCTCGGCGCCTCGGCGACGGTCGCCTTCGTCGGCGCACTGGTGCTGCTCGTCTTGCGCCCGGGCATCAACCTGCCGAGCTCGACCATGCAGACGTTCGGGCTGATGGTCGGCCACGATTCGACTTCGAGCGAAGTGGTGATGAATCTCTACGGCACGGATGCAGTCGAGAAAGGTGTGAGTCTCGTCGACGTGCTGACCAGTCTCGTGCCGACGAACATCTTCGCCGCGCTCGCCAACGGCGATGCGCTGAAGGCACTCGTATTCGCCCTGCTGTTCGGGCTCGCCGTCGGCCGGGTGCCGGAGCGGATTTCCGCCGGCCTGAGCCAGGCGCTGGAGACGATCTATCACGCCTGCCAGAAGCTGATGCACTGGCTCAGCTATCCCTTGCCGCTGATCCTGTTCTGCATGAGCGCGGCGCAGCTCGGCAAATCGGGCATGGGGCCGCTGCACGCGATGCTGCAATTCGTCATTGCGTTCTTCGTGGCCTCCGTCGTGCTGCTCTCGCTGGCGGCCGTCGTCATCTGGAAACGTTCGGGCCGGCCGCTCGGCGCGACGCTCACCGCGCTGCGCGCGCCGTTCGCGCTTGCGCTCGCGACGCGCAACAGCGCCGCGTGCATGCCGAGCATGATCGAAAGCATGGTCGAGCGGCTCGGCTTTCCGCGCGCCAGGGTCGAGCTGATGGTGCCGCTGACCATCTCGCTGCTGCGCATCGGTCCGATGGTCTATTACGTGTGCGCCACGTTTTTCATTGCCCAGCTGTACGGCCATTCGCTCGGTGTCGTCGAGGTTTGCACAGTGCTGTTCGCGTCGGTGCTCGCCGGATTCGCGTCGGCGGGCATGACCGGGCTCGTCACGGTTTCGCTGATCGGCATGACCTGCGCCTATCTGAGTCTGCCCTTCGAAGCGGCTTTCATCCTGTTCCTCGCGGTCGATCCGCTGTGCGACATGTTGCGCACGCTGATCCTCGTCATCGGCAATACAGCGGCGGTGTCGGTGATCTGTCCGCGTCCGCTCAAGATCTAG
- a CDS encoding ABC transporter substrate-binding protein codes for MLLAFSTLVSAHTVRIAWRRLAALLGGAIILLAGAPAFAVTQAAAAAPATAIAPIASAPVATSTGLMQMPDGRLLAPEFARIASRGELVVAVMGVDQPPFFEEHDGQLSGVDIDIAKEIAAKLGVKVRFNRDAKTYDGVVNLLASGQADLAISKLSRTLSRAQVISFSMPYIRLHRALLLNRVKFAMLAHGREVPDVIRAYDGTLGVVRNSSYATYVESNFPRAKVVPYPSWEALLKALDAGDVTAAYRDEFEVKHVLKRDPTASLRLRVVTLEDLDDPIAIGVNVGAPTLLAFVNQFLAERSKKIDVTTLLQASNN; via the coding sequence ATGCTCCTCGCGTTTTCAACTCTTGTTTCCGCGCACACGGTGCGCATCGCATGGCGCAGGCTGGCCGCGCTGCTCGGCGGCGCGATCATCCTGCTGGCAGGCGCGCCGGCGTTCGCGGTGACCCAGGCGGCCGCGGCCGCCCCGGCCACGGCGATCGCACCCATCGCAAGCGCACCGGTGGCCACTTCGACGGGCCTCATGCAGATGCCCGACGGCCGGCTCCTCGCGCCCGAGTTCGCGCGCATCGCGAGCCGGGGCGAACTCGTCGTCGCGGTGATGGGTGTCGACCAGCCGCCGTTCTTCGAAGAGCACGACGGCCAATTGAGCGGCGTCGACATCGATATCGCCAAGGAAATCGCGGCAAAGCTCGGCGTCAAGGTGCGCTTCAACCGCGATGCGAAGACCTACGACGGCGTCGTGAATCTGCTCGCGAGCGGTCAGGCCGATCTGGCGATCAGCAAGCTCTCGCGAACGTTGTCGCGGGCTCAGGTGATCAGCTTCAGCATGCCGTACATCCGGCTGCATCGTGCGCTGCTGCTGAACCGCGTGAAGTTCGCGATGCTCGCGCACGGCCGCGAGGTGCCCGACGTCATCCGCGCCTACGACGGCACGCTCGGCGTGGTCCGGAATTCGTCGTATGCCACCTACGTCGAGAGCAACTTCCCGCGGGCGAAGGTGGTGCCCTATCCGAGCTGGGAGGCTTTGCTCAAGGCGCTCGATGCCGGGGACGTGACGGCGGCCTATCGCGACGAATTCGAAGTCAAGCACGTGCTCAAGCGCGACCCGACCGCTTCGCTGCGGCTGCGCGTCGTGACCCTGGAGGACCTCGACGACCCGATCGCGATCGGCGTGAACGTCGGCGCGCCGACCTTACTCGCCTTCGTCAATCAGTTTCTCGCCGAACGCAGCAAAAAGATCGACGTAACGACCTTGCTACAGGCTTCAAACAACTAA
- a CDS encoding DUF4280 domain-containing protein produces the protein MSFLVTTGSTMQCTFGAAPAVLNVLPANRVLAGTPAATIMDHMPMVNVPPFGVCSCVANPMVAAATAAALGVLTPMPCVPMTMAPWLPGSPTVLIGAMPALQNASKLMCAWGGVISILAPAQFTTMVS, from the coding sequence ATGAGCTTTCTGGTAACGACCGGATCAACGATGCAGTGCACGTTCGGCGCCGCGCCCGCGGTGTTGAACGTGCTGCCCGCCAACCGCGTCCTCGCGGGTACGCCCGCCGCGACGATCATGGATCACATGCCGATGGTCAACGTGCCGCCGTTCGGCGTCTGCTCGTGCGTCGCGAATCCGATGGTGGCGGCGGCGACGGCAGCGGCGCTCGGCGTCCTGACGCCGATGCCCTGCGTGCCGATGACGATGGCGCCGTGGCTGCCGGGCTCGCCGACGGTCCTGATCGGCGCCATGCCGGCTTTGCAGAACGCTTCGAAGCTGATGTGCGCATGGGGCGGGGTCATCTCGATCCTGGCGCCGGCGCAGTTCACCACGATGGTTTCCTGA
- a CDS encoding toxin-antitoxin system YwqK family antitoxin, whose translation MNTLPPAAEPSTSSAAAHATAVETRDAAGQLVSRMPMLDGVPHGQVVMYGAGAVPVLEAHYEHGALSGVARTFDATGALLLEANYAAGQLHGATTTWEDGRVALRQHYAHGVLHGTSVSYAPSGLATSRFNYEAGKLTGEALHLHEGVVVRRAPYRKGVLEGETRDYTGDGKLVQTSPYKGGLLHGTLRRYGADGRVSDERAYENGKPLGAARKVAAPPPQEGLATGGQRLAKQLEKWVKG comes from the coding sequence ATGAACACACTACCGCCCGCTGCCGAACCTTCCACGTCCTCCGCGGCCGCGCACGCGACGGCCGTCGAGACGCGCGACGCGGCAGGGCAGCTGGTGAGCCGCATGCCGATGCTCGACGGCGTACCGCACGGGCAGGTGGTCATGTACGGCGCGGGCGCTGTACCCGTCCTGGAGGCGCACTACGAGCACGGCGCGTTGTCGGGCGTGGCGCGCACCTTCGACGCAACCGGCGCGCTTCTTCTGGAGGCCAACTACGCGGCGGGGCAGCTTCACGGCGCGACGACGACGTGGGAGGACGGCCGCGTCGCCTTGCGCCAGCACTACGCGCATGGGGTGCTGCACGGGACGTCCGTGTCGTATGCGCCGTCGGGACTGGCGACCTCGCGGTTCAACTACGAGGCCGGCAAGCTGACAGGCGAAGCATTGCATCTGCACGAAGGGGTCGTCGTTCGACGCGCGCCGTACCGCAAAGGGGTGCTCGAAGGAGAGACGCGCGACTACACGGGCGACGGCAAGCTCGTGCAGACGTCGCCCTACAAGGGCGGCCTGCTGCACGGCACGCTGCGGCGCTACGGCGCCGACGGCCGCGTGAGCGACGAGCGCGCCTACGAGAACGGCAAGCCGCTTGGCGCAGCCCGCAAGGTGGCCGCGCCCCCGCCGCAGGAAGGCCTGGCGACGGGCGGACAGCGCCTCGCCAAGCAGCTTGAAAAATGGGTGAAGGGCTGA
- a CDS encoding type VI secretion system Vgr family protein, with protein MQAANATQAGCLLSISTPFGKDVLLLDGLGGREAISAPFHFDLRMRSPNRALDAQAIVGKNATVTLQVPSGPKRYLHGIVTRFAQIGTDAQHGFYTAELAPRLWLLGLGSDRAIYQNLSALDIVEQVLQKFGVAIELRVKGTYAVREYCVQYDESALQFISRLMEEEGIFYFFTFADGVHTMVLGDSTAAHKPGKTDSHLWYSSDSVAHRHVDRIDAFEMTTGLVEAEQIVADYDYTKAALLTANSAAGSGPASGTRYTFPGGYATAADGTRTAKLRLAAQQVGQRTGRASSGICTLTAGASFTLGGHANAAFNASYVIRAVSHSASNNDRYDNTFDVIPASVAFRPPLVTPKPTVAGTHTAIVTGSSGEEIWTDAYGRIKLKFHWDRSAGANENSSCWVRVAQVAAGNGWGHLVLPRVGQEVVVSYVDGDPDRPLVTGSVYNRQGTLPVGLPASQTQSVMRSRSSKGGTAGNEIRMDDKLNSEELYFHAQKDLNIAVENALSTTVLAGAETHVVKKGDRTVDVQKGNETHKVKGTRSVDVTGDEAHTNHAAFVQKVGGNYTLKVSGNLVIDVTGSISIKAGTSLQSQAGTTLANKAGTTLSNEALQVQSKASAMQTIDGGPMLALKGVLVKLN; from the coding sequence GTGCAAGCCGCCAACGCGACGCAGGCAGGCTGTCTGCTTTCGATCAGCACGCCGTTCGGCAAGGACGTCCTGCTGCTCGACGGCCTGGGCGGACGCGAAGCGATTTCCGCGCCGTTTCACTTCGATCTGCGCATGCGTTCGCCGAACCGCGCGCTCGATGCGCAGGCGATCGTCGGCAAGAATGCGACCGTGACGCTGCAGGTGCCGTCGGGCCCGAAGCGCTATCTCCACGGCATCGTCACCCGCTTCGCCCAGATCGGCACCGATGCGCAGCATGGCTTCTATACCGCCGAGCTCGCACCTCGGCTCTGGCTGCTCGGGCTCGGGAGCGACCGGGCGATCTATCAGAACCTGAGTGCGCTCGACATCGTCGAGCAGGTGCTGCAGAAGTTCGGCGTCGCGATCGAACTGCGCGTGAAGGGCACCTACGCCGTGCGTGAATACTGCGTGCAATACGATGAAAGCGCGTTGCAGTTCATCTCGCGGCTGATGGAAGAGGAAGGCATCTTCTACTTCTTCACGTTCGCCGACGGCGTGCACACGATGGTGCTCGGCGACAGCACCGCCGCGCACAAGCCGGGCAAGACCGACTCGCACCTCTGGTACTCCAGCGATTCGGTCGCGCATCGTCACGTCGACCGGATCGACGCCTTCGAGATGACGACGGGGCTCGTGGAAGCCGAGCAGATCGTCGCCGACTACGACTACACGAAGGCTGCGCTGCTGACGGCCAATTCCGCGGCCGGCAGCGGACCGGCGAGCGGAACGCGCTACACCTTTCCCGGCGGCTATGCGACGGCCGCGGACGGCACGCGCACGGCGAAGCTGCGGCTCGCGGCACAGCAAGTGGGGCAGCGCACGGGCCGCGCCAGCAGCGGAATCTGCACGCTCACCGCAGGCGCGAGCTTCACGCTGGGCGGCCACGCGAATGCGGCCTTCAACGCGTCGTATGTGATCCGCGCGGTGTCGCACAGCGCGTCGAACAACGATCGCTATGACAACACCTTCGACGTGATTCCGGCTTCGGTCGCATTCCGTCCGCCGCTCGTGACGCCGAAGCCGACGGTGGCCGGCACGCACACGGCGATCGTCACCGGTTCGTCGGGCGAGGAAATCTGGACCGATGCATACGGCCGCATCAAGCTGAAGTTCCACTGGGACCGTTCGGCCGGCGCCAACGAAAACAGCTCGTGCTGGGTGCGCGTGGCGCAGGTCGCGGCGGGTAACGGCTGGGGACATCTGGTGCTGCCGCGCGTGGGCCAGGAGGTGGTCGTGAGCTACGTCGACGGCGATCCCGACCGGCCGCTCGTGACCGGCAGCGTCTACAACCGCCAGGGCACGTTGCCCGTCGGACTGCCTGCGTCGCAGACGCAAAGCGTGATGCGCTCGCGTTCGTCGAAAGGCGGCACCGCCGGCAATGAAATCCGCATGGACGACAAGCTCAATAGCGAGGAGCTGTATTTCCACGCGCAGAAAGACCTGAATATCGCCGTCGAAAACGCGCTGTCCACGACGGTGCTCGCGGGGGCCGAAACGCATGTCGTCAAAAAGGGCGATCGCACCGTCGACGTGCAGAAGGGCAACGAGACGCACAAGGTGAAAGGCACGCGCTCGGTCGATGTGACCGGCGACGAAGCCCACACGAATCACGCGGCGTTTGTGCAAAAGGTCGGCGGCAACTACACGCTGAAGGTGAGCGGCAATCTCGTCATCGATGTGACCGGCTCGATCAGCATCAAGGCCGGCACGTCGCTCCAGAGCCAGGCGGGCACCACGCTCGCCAACAAGGCCGGCACGACGCTCAGCAACGAGGCGTTGCAGGTGCAAAGCAAGGCGTCGGCGATGCAGACGATCGACGGCGGCCCGATGCTCGCGCTCAAGGGCGTACTCGTCAAGCTCAACTGA
- the tssH gene encoding type VI secretion system ATPase TssH, whose product MDIDIRTLLSRLNPACKHAMEQAAQLCVRQTHYNVDVEHLLLQLLESDAPDLHAILERFSMSAADVTVSLQNAVDQFKRGNGRTPALSPNFSPLFQEAWLLSSMLLGEQQIRSGTIVLALLELDSLRGLLLDSAPALLKIPRAALRDALPALAANSSEDGGRAAPPTAVLGAATAPAGGVSQTMQAMPAMTANSGGRSSALAQYTVDMTALAREGASDPICGRDAEIRQLIDVLLRRRQNNPILTGEAGVGKTAIVEGFAQRVVSGEVPPALANVSVRSLDLALLQAGAGVKGEFENRLKSVIAEVKASPVPVILFIDEAHQLIGAGGSEGQGDAANLLKPALARGELRTIAATTWAEYKKYVERDPALARRFQVVKVEEPSEAAAVEMLRGMVAKLEAHHGVEILDEAVRDAVKLSHRYISGRQLPDKAVSVLDTACARVALGQSGVPEEIEALGRAIDSDENQLRILRHEAATGADRADAIAALVRQLDERRAQRTRLNEKLITEKRVVDEILAWRRKIARTLTESPATESPLGETQAIGDEEDSESLAANLRRLEMGLEAVRSDEPMVPVCVDSTVVAKVISGWTGIPVGDMLADELHTVLYLHEKLAARVVGQDEALDAIARRVRTFRADLDDPGKPVGVFLLVGPSGVGKTETAAALADMLYGGERNMITVNMSEFQEAHSVSGLKGAPPGYVGYGRGGVLTEAVRRRPYSVVLLDEMEKAHPDVLELFFQVFDKGVMEDGEGISIDFRNTLILLTSNAAQDVITEACHGGRRPPPEELIARLRPALLKQFSPAFLGRMVLVPYYHLGDAQITAIVNLKLKRLAERFARNHHAQLTWDDRFAQIIAERCKEVDSGARNVDHILTQYVLPELAREVLERMSMAKPFGGVQLDFAQDGAVCFRFMAREET is encoded by the coding sequence ATGGACATCGATATCCGCACGCTGTTGAGCCGCCTGAACCCGGCATGCAAGCACGCGATGGAACAAGCCGCGCAGCTGTGCGTACGGCAGACGCACTACAACGTGGACGTCGAGCATCTGCTGCTGCAATTGCTCGAATCGGACGCGCCCGATCTGCACGCGATTCTCGAGCGCTTCAGCATGTCGGCCGCCGACGTCACCGTCTCGCTGCAAAACGCGGTCGATCAGTTCAAGCGCGGCAATGGCCGCACGCCCGCACTGTCGCCGAATTTTTCGCCGCTGTTCCAGGAGGCGTGGCTGCTCAGTTCGATGCTGCTCGGCGAGCAGCAGATCCGCTCGGGCACGATCGTGCTGGCGCTGCTCGAACTGGATAGCCTGCGCGGGCTGCTGCTCGACTCGGCGCCCGCCTTGCTGAAGATTCCGCGTGCCGCGCTGCGCGACGCGCTGCCGGCGCTGGCGGCGAACTCGTCCGAAGACGGCGGCAGGGCGGCGCCGCCAACCGCCGTCCTGGGTGCCGCAACCGCGCCGGCGGGCGGCGTCTCTCAGACGATGCAGGCGATGCCGGCCATGACTGCGAACAGCGGCGGCCGTTCTTCCGCACTCGCGCAGTACACGGTCGACATGACCGCGCTCGCGCGCGAAGGCGCGAGCGATCCGATCTGCGGGCGCGATGCGGAGATCCGTCAGTTGATCGACGTGCTGCTGCGGCGCCGCCAGAACAACCCGATCCTGACGGGTGAGGCGGGCGTCGGCAAAACCGCGATCGTCGAAGGTTTCGCGCAGCGCGTGGTGTCGGGCGAAGTGCCGCCTGCGCTCGCCAATGTCTCCGTGCGCTCGCTCGATCTTGCCTTGCTTCAGGCGGGCGCCGGGGTCAAGGGCGAGTTCGAGAACCGGCTGAAGTCGGTGATTGCGGAAGTGAAAGCGTCGCCTGTCCCCGTGATTCTGTTCATCGACGAGGCCCATCAGCTGATCGGGGCGGGCGGCAGCGAAGGCCAGGGCGATGCGGCGAATCTGCTCAAGCCCGCGCTGGCGCGCGGCGAGCTGCGCACGATTGCCGCCACGACCTGGGCTGAATACAAAAAGTATGTCGAGCGCGATCCCGCTCTCGCGCGACGCTTCCAGGTCGTGAAGGTCGAAGAGCCGAGCGAGGCGGCCGCCGTTGAAATGCTGCGCGGCATGGTGGCGAAGCTCGAAGCGCATCACGGTGTCGAGATTCTCGACGAGGCGGTGCGCGACGCCGTGAAGCTGTCGCATCGCTACATCTCGGGCAGGCAGTTGCCGGACAAGGCCGTCAGCGTGCTCGATACGGCCTGCGCGCGGGTGGCGCTCGGCCAGAGCGGCGTGCCGGAAGAGATCGAAGCGCTGGGCCGCGCGATCGATTCCGACGAAAACCAGTTACGCATCCTGCGTCACGAAGCGGCCACGGGGGCCGATCGTGCGGATGCCATCGCGGCGCTCGTCCGTCAGCTCGACGAACGGCGTGCGCAGCGCACGCGTCTGAACGAGAAGCTGATAACCGAGAAGCGCGTCGTCGACGAGATTCTGGCGTGGCGGCGCAAGATCGCGCGCACGCTGACTGAGAGCCCGGCCACCGAGAGCCCGCTTGGCGAGACCCAGGCAATCGGCGACGAAGAGGACAGCGAGTCGCTCGCCGCCAATCTCCGGCGCCTCGAAATGGGCCTGGAAGCGGTGCGCAGCGATGAGCCGATGGTGCCCGTGTGCGTCGATTCGACCGTGGTCGCCAAGGTGATCTCGGGCTGGACCGGGATTCCCGTCGGCGACATGCTCGCCGACGAACTCCACACGGTGCTCTACCTGCACGAAAAGCTCGCGGCGCGCGTGGTCGGCCAGGATGAAGCGCTCGATGCGATCGCGCGGCGCGTGCGCACGTTTCGCGCGGATCTCGACGATCCCGGCAAGCCCGTCGGTGTGTTCCTGCTGGTCGGCCCGAGCGGCGTAGGCAAGACGGAGACGGCCGCCGCGCTGGCCGACATGCTGTACGGCGGCGAGCGCAACATGATTACCGTGAACATGTCCGAATTCCAGGAGGCGCACAGCGTCTCCGGACTGAAGGGCGCGCCTCCGGGCTACGTCGGCTATGGCCGCGGCGGCGTGCTGACGGAAGCCGTGCGGCGGCGTCCGTACAGCGTCGTGCTGCTCGATGAAATGGAGAAGGCCCATCCCGACGTGCTCGAACTGTTCTTCCAGGTGTTCGACAAGGGCGTGATGGAGGACGGCGAGGGCATCTCGATCGACTTCAGGAACACGCTGATCCTGCTGACCTCGAACGCGGCGCAGGACGTCATCACGGAAGCGTGCCATGGCGGCCGCCGTCCGCCTCCCGAGGAGCTGATCGCGCGTCTGCGGCCCGCGCTGCTCAAGCAGTTCAGCCCGGCGTTTCTCGGCCGCATGGTGCTGGTGCCTTACTACCACCTCGGCGATGCGCAGATCACGGCGATCGTGAACCTGAAGCTCAAGCGGCTCGCCGAGCGCTTTGCGCGCAACCACCACGCGCAACTGACCTGGGACGACCGCTTCGCGCAGATCATCGCCGAGCGCTGCAAGGAAGTGGACAGCGGCGCGCGCAACGTCGATCACATCCTCACGCAATACGTGCTGCCCGAGCTGGCGCGTGAAGTGCTCGAACGCATGTCGATGGCGAAGCCGTTCGGCGGGGTGCAGCTCGATTTCGCGCAGGACGGCGCCGTCTGCTTCCGTTTCATGGCCCGCGAGGAGACCTGA
- the tssG gene encoding type VI secretion system baseplate subunit TssG — protein MEAMGADDRLPATALIARLLARPHGFDLFQAIHLLECAQPWATGLGRGDGANEAVRLRGFVSLAFQASDIHAVGRHASSDEHAARETYTVSTPVMTLAGIGAPLPLAFTEMLLERRAAREPAMADLLDIFNHRFLSFFYRSRQKHALGLSARAPGEAPLAASLDALGSLGLHDGKRGPDDARLWLRHAGLFGNGSRSMTGLLALLSDRLGVRVRGTQFVGGWRDIDARDSLRLGRSQTGQRALGTGGLAVLGRRSWDQAAGVRIEFLDVPAEQFAALLPGGEMHRLAAWLVRCHLQQDFDVEFVLYPAARRERCAVGAPGLRLGWTSWLAASPDEGGARASKPSPVRFAMRAGEGEARVTRGVTRTALRPS, from the coding sequence ATGGAAGCGATGGGAGCCGATGACCGGTTGCCAGCCACTGCTTTGATTGCCCGGCTTCTTGCGCGGCCTCACGGTTTCGACCTGTTCCAGGCCATCCATCTGCTCGAGTGCGCGCAGCCGTGGGCGACGGGGCTCGGCCGCGGGGACGGCGCGAATGAGGCGGTACGTCTGCGGGGCTTCGTCTCGCTGGCGTTCCAGGCAAGCGACATTCACGCGGTGGGCCGCCACGCGTCGAGCGACGAACACGCGGCGCGCGAGACCTACACGGTGAGCACGCCCGTGATGACGCTGGCGGGTATCGGCGCGCCGCTGCCGCTCGCTTTCACCGAGATGCTGCTGGAACGGCGCGCGGCCCGTGAGCCGGCAATGGCCGATCTGCTCGACATCTTCAATCACCGCTTTCTGTCGTTCTTCTATCGCAGCCGACAGAAGCACGCGCTGGGGCTGAGCGCGCGCGCGCCCGGCGAAGCGCCGCTCGCGGCGAGCCTCGATGCGCTCGGCAGCCTCGGCCTGCATGACGGCAAGCGCGGACCGGACGATGCGCGCCTCTGGCTGCGGCATGCGGGACTCTTCGGCAACGGCTCGCGCTCGATGACGGGGCTGCTCGCGCTGTTGTCGGACCGCCTCGGCGTGCGCGTGCGAGGCACGCAGTTCGTAGGCGGCTGGCGCGACATCGACGCGCGCGACAGCCTGCGGCTTGGACGCTCGCAGACGGGCCAGCGCGCATTGGGGACCGGCGGCCTTGCCGTGCTCGGACGGCGGAGCTGGGACCAGGCCGCCGGCGTGCGCATCGAGTTTCTCGATGTGCCCGCGGAGCAGTTCGCCGCGCTGCTCCCGGGCGGCGAGATGCACCGGCTGGCAGCGTGGCTCGTGCGGTGCCACCTGCAGCAGGACTTCGACGTGGAGTTCGTCCTCTATCCCGCCGCGCGGCGCGAACGCTGCGCAGTGGGCGCGCCCGGCTTGCGGCTGGGCTGGACCTCGTGGCTGGCGGCGTCGCCGGACGAGGGCGGGGCGCGCGCGTCGAAGCCCTCGCCCGTGAGATTCGCCATGCGCGCGGGCGAGGGCGAGGCGCGCGTCACGCGGGGCGTCACACGAACCGCATTGCGACCCTCCTAA